A portion of the bacterium genome contains these proteins:
- a CDS encoding T9SS type A sorting domain-containing protein, translated as DPSDSNLIIPRGYMKHGRASERLHEFFGGFVFSDGVYYLHSPDSVVRVSSLFVETHPERTRDRHLIGDGGGRSGGFIMSISSDSIYFMGQLVYSADTTHSEPSPFLIAGKLHLHSPPGYDTLEWLGYWCGYDWDFSGVTAIGYSDSMNLLAALTDHYLVLLQPSTNPSDLGRRYFREIGRYRRWKRSAMGYCKLIFDRNYLILCGDDTAYTGITVLRFDSTLSFEVVGYIPGPYRFIAKRGRYVYAYRVCLTGVDIIECLFDSSGVNDGGSYYRHDVEGIDIYPNPVYYGGTINISSRHSIIIYDIRGNVVAKISGGNKAVKLNPAPGIYFAVSNKRGRKAVTKFVVIK; from the coding sequence GATCCATCAGATTCTAATCTTATCATTCCGAGGGGTTATATGAAACATGGTAGGGCGTCAGAGAGGCTTCACGAGTTTTTCGGCGGGTTTGTTTTCAGTGATGGTGTATACTATTTGCATTCTCCTGATTCGGTTGTGAGGGTTAGCTCACTTTTTGTGGAAACACATCCAGAAAGGACACGGGATCGCCATTTAATTGGTGATGGTGGCGGTAGGAGTGGGGGGTTTATAATGTCCATAAGCTCTGATAGCATATATTTTATGGGTCAATTGGTCTATTCTGCTGATACTACTCATTCGGAACCCTCGCCTTTTTTGATAGCAGGTAAGCTGCATTTGCATTCACCGCCTGGTTATGATACTCTTGAATGGCTTGGCTATTGGTGCGGGTATGACTGGGATTTTTCAGGGGTAACCGCCATAGGCTACAGCGACAGCATGAATCTTTTGGCGGCGCTTACAGACCATTATTTGGTTCTTTTGCAACCCTCCACCAATCCTTCTGATCTGGGGAGAAGGTATTTCAGGGAGATAGGGCGGTATAGGAGGTGGAAAAGAAGTGCGATGGGCTATTGTAAACTAATCTTTGACAGGAATTACTTAATATTGTGCGGGGATGATACAGCATATACTGGCATAACGGTTCTTAGATTTGACAGCACATTATCATTTGAAGTTGTGGGTTATATACCTGGTCCATATCGATTTATAGCCAAGCGAGGGCGTTATGTTTATGCGTATAGGGTTTGTTTAACGGGTGTTGATATAATAGAGTGTTTATTTGATTCGAGTGGTGTTAATGATGGTGGCAGTTATTACAGGCATGACGTTGAAGGTATAGATATATATCCTAATCCAGTGTATTATGGTGGCACGATAAATATCTCATCACGGCATAGTATAATAATCTACGATATCCGCGGGAATGTGGTGGCGAAAATTTCGGGCGGCAACAAAGCGGTTAAACTTAACCCCGCCCCGGGAATCTATTTCGCAGTTTCAAACAAAAGAGGACGAAAAGCCGTAACGAAATTCGTGGTGATAAAATAA